GTGCAGGCGTAACGACCGTTTTCGGTACTGACCACGGCGTATTTCTTGCGATCCACCGGATGACGACCGATGGCCCCGACGATCGAGCCGGAGTCGCCGTCGGGCACACCATGAACAACGGCGAAGTACTCGCGGGACGCGATCCGTTTCTGGATCTGAACCTGCAGTCGCACCAGGGCCTCCTGGCTCTTGGCGATCACGATGCAGCCGGTGGTGTCTTTGTCGAGACGGTGCACAATCCCCGGGCGCAGCTTGCCGCTGATCCCAGGCAGATCCGGGCAGTGATGCAGCAGACCGTTCACCAGGGTGCCGTCCTTGTTGCCCGGTGCTGGGTGAACCGTCAGACCTGCGGGCTTGTTGAGCACGATCAGATGATCGTCTTCAAACAGCACATCCAGATCCATCGGCTCCGGCTTGAGATAAGGCAGCGGCTCTGGAGGCGGCATCCACAGCTGCACTTCGTCGCCGAGACGCAGGGGTGTTTTGGCCTTGCCGGTCTTGCCGTTCACGCGCACATACCCCGCGTCGATGAACTTCTGAATCCGGGCCCGACTCTGCTCCGTGCGCTGGCTAACCAGCCAACGGTCCAGCCGCATCGGCAGCGGCTTGGGGTACGTCAGATTGACCAGCTCTCCCTCCCCCTGTCCGAAACGGTCGGTGAAGGTCTCTTCCGGCAGCGGAGGACGCTTCCACTGCGGACTCATGCCGGCAGCTCCAGGGCGATGCTGCCGAGGGCCGATTTACGGAAATCGTCCAGCAGACGCTGGGCCATGCGCCCTGTCTCACCGGATGTGTGGCGGGAGGCTGCAGCCTCCAGCCAAAGGGCGGGGTCCGCCGTTTCACCGCTCAGGGGAATGCCATACCGCTCCTGCAGGAGCGGGATCGTCACACCAGCCGCGGCCTGCGATTCGGCATCAATCAACAACTGCAAAAACGCCTGAGCCACCAATTCGCCGTCGTAGGCAGCCTGGCCGATGTCGTCACACAAGGCGAGCCGTAAGGCCGCCTGCTGGTCATCGAGTCGAGGGGGCAGGACTCCAGGTGCATCGAGGAGATCCAGGTCTTGCCCCAGCCGCACCCAGCGCAAGGTTCGCGTCACCCCGGCCCGCCGGGCACTGGCCACCACCTTCTGCCTGACCAAACGATTGATCAATGCGGACTTGCCCACGTTGGGAAATCCCAGCGTGAGAGCCCGCACCGGCCGGGGCCGCATCCCCCGGTTACGCCGTCGTTCGTTGAGCTGATCGCCGGCACGGATCGCTGCCTGCTGCACCTGCTTCACCCCGGTACCGGCCTTGGCATCACACCAAACAGTGCGCTGACCCTGGGCCTTGAACCAGGCCTCCCAGGCCTCCTTGGCGGCCGCTGTGACCATGTCACGCCGATTGATCACCAAAAGGTGCTGCTTGCCCTTCAGCCAGCGGTTGAGATGGGGATGACCTGTGGCGAGGGGAATGCGGGCATCGCGGACCTCGATCACCAGATCCACCTTGTCGAGATGGCGTTTGAGCTGTTGCTCCGCCTTCGCGATGTGGCCGGGATACCACTGAATCGTTGGGGTGCTCACAAACGCAAACGCACAGAACAGGTGGCCCGCTGAAACACATTCAGATTGAACTGGCCGGCGCTATCGCCGTTCACACGGGTTAATCTCACCCCGTTTTCTTACCGCACGAGACAACCCTATGGCGAAGCGTTCCCTGGCCAGCCTCCAAGCCGGCGACCTGAGCGGCAAACGCGTTCTCGTGCGGGTTGACTTCAACGTGCCCCTGAACGATGCCGGTGCGATCACCGACGACACCCGTATCCGTGCTGCCCTGCCCACGATCAACGACCTGATCAGCAAGGGCGCCAAGGTGATCCTCTCTGCTCACTTCGGCCGTCCCAAGGGCCAGGTCAACGACGCCATGCGCCTGACCCCTGTGGCTGCTCGCCTGAGCGAACTGCTGAGCAAGCCCGTGACCAAGACCGACAGCTGCATCGGTCCTGATGCCGAAGCCAAGGTGGGCGCCATGGCCAACGGTGACGTTGTGCTGCTGGAAAACGTTCGCTTCTTCGCTGAGGAAGAGAAGAACGAAGCAGGCTTCGCCGAGAAACTGGCAAGCCTGGCTGACGTGTACGTGAACGACGCCTTCGGCGCCGCCCACCGTGCCCACGCCTCCACCGAAGGCGTGACCAAGTTCCTCAAGCCCTCCGTCGCCGGCTTCCTGATGGAGAAGGAGCTTCAGTACCTGCAGGGTGCTGTGGATGAGCCCAAGCGTCCCTTGGCCGCCATCGTCGGTGGCTCCAAGGTGAGCTCCAAGATCGGCGTGCTCGAGGCCCTGATCGACAAGTGCGACAAGGTGCTGATCGGCGGCGGCATGATCTTCACCTTCTACAAGGCCCGCGGCCTCGCAGTGGGCAAGAGCCTGGTGGAAGAGGACAAGCTGGAACTGGCCAAGGAGCTGGAAGCCAAGGCCAAAGCCAAGGGCGTGCAGCTGCTGCTCCCCACCGATGTGATGCTGGCCGACAACTTCGCCCCCGACGCCAACAGTCAGATCGCTGACATCAACGCCATTCCTGATGGCTGGATGGGCCTCGACATCGGCCCCGACTCGATCAAGGTGTTCCAGGACGCCCTGGCCGACTGTCAAACCGTGATCTGGAACGGCCCCATGGGCGTGTTCGAGTTCGACAAATTCGCGGCCGGCACCAACGCCATCGCCACCACCCTGGCAGACCTGAGCGGCAAGGGCTGCTGCACGATCATCGGCGGCGGTGACTCCGTTGCAGCTGTTGAGAAGGCAGGCCTCGCCGAGAAGATGTCTCACATCTCCACCGGTGGCGGCGCCAGCCTTGAGCTGCTGGAAGGCAAGGTTCTGCCTGGTGTGGCTGCCCTGGACGCCGCCTGATCAACGGTTCAAGCCTGGAGCTTCCGGCGCTTTGCATCGCGCTTCTTGCCGGTGCGTTCCGGAAGCCCCAGCTGATTCCGCACCTTGTTCATGTACGCCCGGTAGTCCTGCTTGAGGGATTTCCGGGTTTTTTTCATCTGCTGACGGCACTGCTTCAGCGCGTCCGCAGATGCTGCTGCATCGATGCAGCGCTGATGGCTCTGCAGCAGATCCAGACGACGCTGGTAATTGTCTTTCGACCAGGTCTTGCGGGCCTGGAACAGAGCGTTGACCTGTTCAGGCGAACGTTCCCCCCGTCCCGCCAGTGCCGATGGGGCCATCGTCATCACCGGTGCCGCCAACACGGCAGCCAAGGCGAGGGTGGTGGTGGAGATGCGCATGGATAAGGCCTTCAAAGTGCATCCAATCTGGCGACATACATCGATCAGGATCTGAATGATTTCCCTTGAGTCATGACCAGATATGACCTGAACCTGGGCTTTGTGGGGCTGGGGGCTCTTGGCTTGCCGATGGCGATTAATTTGCACCGTGCCGGCTTTCGGCTGCGGGTGCACACCCGCAGCCGGAGAGCCGAAACCAGGCCTGAGCTCCGAAATACACAGCGGTGTTCCAGCCCCGCCGACGCCAGCGTCGGCGTTGACGTTCTACTGCTTTGCATCAGCGACGATGCAGCCGTTGAGGACGTGCTGTTCGGACCAAACGGAGCAGCATCACAACTGACCGCCGACAGCGTGGTGCTGGATTGCTCCACCATTGCTCCCGCCACTGCCCAACGTTGTGCTGAGCGCCTGGCACGCCAGAACGTCCACTACCTGGATGCCCCGGTTACCGGCGGCACGGAAGGTGCCAGCCGCGGCAGTCTCACCGTTCTGGTTGGAGGAGCCAAAGAGCCGCTGGAGCGTGTTCGGCCGATCCTCGAGGTGATCGGAACAGCCATCCACCACTTCGGCGCCGTGGGGCGGGGACAGCAGGTCAAAGCGGTGAACCAAGTCCTCGTTGCTGGCAGCTATGCCGCCGTCGCTGAGGCGGTGGCGCTGGGCCAGCGTCTGGATCTTCCGATGGCACGCGTGATCGACGCCCTCAAAAGCGGTGCAGCCGGATCATGGGCCCTCGAACATCGCAGCAACGCCATGCTCGAAGGCACGTATCCCCTCGGGTTCCGCCTCAGCCTGCATCGGAAAGATCTAGGCATCGCCCTCGATGCGGCCCGGGCCGTTCAGCTGGATCTACCCGTCACAACCCTAGTGGAACAGCTGGAACTCGATCTAATCAACGGCGGCCATGGCGATGAAGACGTGTCTGCTCTGCATCGCTGGCACGATCCGAAGGATGCGACTTAATTGCTGCTGGTCAGTTGCTGCTGACCACCCGCACCCGTTTGGTTGCCGTCACCACCCCATCGGGATGCACCAGCATCACAGCCCAAGTCTGTGAACCAGGTTGCTGCGGGGCCTGGACACTCTTGAACAACCCACCGCCACCAAGGGGGGCCAGCGGCACATTCGGCCGAATCTGAGCCGTCAGCTGCTCATCAGTGAGGTCGATCAAGCCGCCAGCGACCAGTGCTTTACCAAGCGGCTCCTCGACCACCAGATCGACGTCATAGCGACTTCCCGTAAGCACGACATCAGGGATGACGAGGTTGACCGCCAGGGGGCGTTCACCGCTGCGCAGCAACGACTGCTGCGCCAACAGCTCCTGTTCAACCAGTTGCCCGCCCTCCAGACGAATGGCGATCTGCTCGGTGGCCTGCAGGTCATAGATCAGTCCCTCTGATTCAGCGGCACCACGCACCCGCAGGGTCAAGGTCGAACGACCATCCGCTGTCGGCGCTGCAGTCTCCACTCGCCAGGTGACCTCGGGAAAATCCTGACGAAATCGCTGATAACGCTGGGCCAAAACAGGCTGCAGGTCGACGCTGGCAACGGTCTCAAAGGCTGATGCACTTCCGCTGTTCAACACCGTTTGCAGACGATGACTGAAGGTGTCCTCAGCACTGCCCACACGTCCAGGCTGCTCGATGGCATGGACCGGCGACAGCGCCAACGCCATGGCCGACACGAGCGTGGCTCCCAGAAAACGACGCACGGGCCGGAACGCAACAACCCAATTAAGTTAGGCCTGGTGATCGGAGATGGCCGACGCGATGACCCGGCTTCTGATCGCTGCCAGCGGCACCGGCGGCCATCTCTTCCCAGCTCTGGCTGTTGCAGAAGCCGTAGAAGACCAATGGCCCGTGCGTTGGGTGGGAGTTCCCGATCGACTCGAAACGCGCCTGGTGCCGGAACGCTTTGGTTTGGTGTGCGTGAACGCCGGCGGACTGCAGGGACGTGGACTCACCAAGCTGCTGCAGCTGCTGCGCCTGTTGGTCGCCAGCGTCAGCGTTCGGCGGGTGATCCGCCGGAGCGCGATCAATATCGTTTTCACCACCGGCGGCTACATCGCCGCTCCCGCGATCCTTGGGGCGCGCTGGTGCGGCATTCCTGTGGTGCTGCATGAATCCAATGCCATCCCTGGTCGCGTCACCCGATTGCTGGGTCGCTTCTGCAGCGCTGTGGCCGTTGGTCTCCCGGCTGCTGCCGCACGGATCCCCGGCAGCCAGCCAGTGCTGACGGGCACGCCGGTGCGTTCGAGCTTCCTCGCGGAGCAACCCCTGCCAACTTGGGTGCCCTCCGGCGAAGGCCCGCTGCTGGTGGTGATGGGCGGCAGTCAGGGCGCCGTCGGTCTCAACCGCATGGTGCGAGCCGTTCTACCGACCCTGCTGGGACAGGGCTGCCGGGTGGTGCACCTCACCGGCGACAACGATCCCGACATCCAGCAGCTGCAGCACCCACAGCTGGTGGAACGCTGCTTCAGCGATGAAATTCCCGGGCTGTTGCAACATGCCGACCTGGCCATCAGCCGCGCAGGAGCCGGCAGCCTCAGTGAATTGGCGGTTTGCGGAACTCCCAGCGTGCTGGTGCCGTTTCCGCAGGCGGCAGACCGGCACCAGGAGGCCAATGCCGCCTGTGCCGCATCCCTCGGTGCTGCCGTAATCGTGCATCAGCACGATCCTGATCAGCCCATGTTGTTGAACACCGTTCAACGGCTCCTGGGAGCAAAGCTGGGGCACACGACTGCTGAATCCGATCCACTCATCCAGATGCGTGAGGGCATGAATGCCTTGGCGGAGCGTGATGCAGAGGGTCAACTGGCCGCGTTGCTTCAGACCTTGGTGGACTGAAGCCGCTGCAGAGCTCCAACGATCCGACGGTTGTTGGCGCGGGTCTGCAGACCGATTCGCAACCAGGACTCACCCAGCCCCTCAAAGCTGCGGCAGTCGCGCAGCAGGATGCGATAGCTCCTTTCCAGGGCTTCCCGCAGCGGAACCAGCGAACCCACACCGGAGATCAGCAGGAAATTGGCGCTGGAGGGCATGGGGCACAGGCCGGGGACGCTGGCCAGGTGGCGTTGCATCCAGGCCCCTTCGGTCGCCGTCCAATGCTGCACCCGGCGGCACCAACGCTGATACCGCCGCCGTGGCACCAACAGCTGCTCAGTCAGCGCTGCAGCGATGCCATTCACCGGCCAGGGGTCGCGCCACCCCGACCAGCGCTTCAGGCGATCCGGGTGCGCAACGGCGTACCCAATGCGTAAACCCGCCACCCCAAACAACTTGGTAAGACTGCGAATCACCACCAGGTTGGGGTGGTGCTCAACCAGCGGAATCATCGATTGCTGCTCCCCCTCAGACACCAAAGGCAGGAAGGCCTCATCGCAGATGACCAAGTCATGGGAGGCCAGCAGAGGCTCCAACGACGCACGGCTCCACAGTTGTCCTGTGGGGTTGTGGGGATTGCAGATCCAGGCCACCGACGCCTGCAAGGGGGGATGCGCCAGAGGGCCGGGGTGATCCCAACGCAAGACCAAAGGAACGTCGATCCAGGGGGCGTTCCAGCACGCCAGAGCCCTCCTGTAGTCAGCAAACCCAGGCGCCAGCAGTCCACTGACGCCCGCAGTCGCAGCGTCGCGCGCCGCCCAAGTGAACAACTCTGCCGCCCCGTTCCCAGGCAACACCGCTTCAGGGTCGAGGCCGTGCAGGCCGGCCATCACTCGGCGCAGGGAGATCTGACCCCGATCGGGATAGTCGCGGATGGCAGAGAGGGAGATGCGGGAGCAGCGCGGACTCCAGGGGGCCAGAGAGGCACTGGCATCCAGCAGCTGGGATGGCCGACAGTTCAACCTTGCCGCGACTGCTTCGCGGTTGCCGCCATGGCGCAGGTCGACGCCCATCCCGACTCCAGATAAAACGCAGAGACATCACCAGCGTGGCCCACTGCCGATGCCAGCCCGAGTGCTGCTACTCACACTGCTCCTCGCCTCGCCTCTGGCAGCACGGGCAGACGACTTGATCTTGTTGCTGCAGCAACGGAATTGCCCGGACTGTCGCCTTGCGGATGTGGATCTTGTCCACGCCGACCTGCGGGACGCCGATCTACAGCGAGCCCAACTGCAACGCGCCAACCTCGGACAGGCGAGGCTCGATGGCGCTGACCTGCGAAAGAGCAACCTTCAATTCACCAACCTGCGGGGGGCCTCCCTGCGCGGCGCCGATCTGCGCGGCAGCACGCTCTACGGCACCGACCTGCGCCAGGCCGATCTCAGTGGCGCACGGCTCGACGACGGAGCTCTCGAACAGGCGCACTGGCAAGGAGCCCACGGCATCAACCAAGGCGTCCGCAGCCATGCTGCACTGCACAACGCCGGAGTGACAGCAGCCGAAAACGGCCAATGGAAACAGGCTGAGACCTTGTTCAGTGCCGCCATTACGGCGGAACCAAGCGAACCGCTGAGCTGGGTGGCGCGGGGGTTATGTCGGGGTGAACTGGGGAACATCAACGGCGCCTCACGGGATCTGGCCCACGCCGGAGAACTGTTCGGCAATCAGGGCGACGAAGAGAAAGCCCAACAACTTCAGGAAGCCAGCCAAAAAGCCACAGCAACCATTGACAACCCAGCATCGAAGGGTGGAAATGGTGTCGGATCACGGCTCCTCAGCGGGGCGCTCTCTACCGCTCACGCCCTGGCACCCATCGCTCTGCGGGCTTTGTCTCCGATGCTGCCCTGACCTAAAACCCGTTCTGCATCAGCTGGGTCGCTTGCTGGGTTGAGGGGCGATAGCCATAGCCAAAGACACCCCCCTGGTCGTCGTCGAGAACCCGAGGGGTGACCAGAATCACCAGCTCATCCTTGGATCGCGTCGATTCACTGCTGCGGAACATGCTGCCAATCAGAGGCAGATCGCCCAGGATCGGCCACTTCTTCACCTCCTCAATCTGCTGCTCAGAGACCACACCTGTGAGGATCAATGTCTGACCATCTCTTAGGCGGATAGATCCAGATTGCAGATCACGCTTATTGAGATTGAAGATCTGCGCACCACCAGTTTCGGTGCCAGGGGCCTGCTGGGCTGGCACAGGAACTGAGACAGAAGGATTCACATTCATAGTGATGAATCCGTTGTCGTCAATTTTATCGACATCCACCTCAAGCGTAAGCCCAGCCGTTTCCTTTTCGTAGGTATACGTCGTCGTACCGGTATCACCATTTTCATCCCTCTCAACATTCACCACCACATCTGTGCCCGTCTCTACAGTGGCCTTCTCACCCTCTTGAACCAGCAACGTTGGCTGAGCCAATGTTTTTGCATTTCTTGCAATTATTTGTGCCTCAATGTAGGCATAGAACGAATTGCCGGGTTGACGGTACTGCTCTGAACTGGGGACATACTTAACGCGCCCTTTGTTGTCATACACAGGCTTCAATGTTTGCTCCGCAGCCGGATTGGCATCAGGCACATAAATCGGCTGACCATTGCTGTCGTAGACGGGCTTAAGCGTTTGGGATGCGGCGGGATCGGAGCTGGGCACATAAATCGGACGACCCATCGAATCCAGCTTCGGCACAAAAATCGGATCCCCGCCGGGCTCTTGCGGTGGAAACACGGCTTGTTCCTGAACCACGGGATTCACGACCGACTGAGACGCAACCATGGGTTGAACGACACGCTGTTGCGGAACCTGCCCGTAGCTTGAGTAGGTTCCAGGAACACCGGAGACACCCTGACCATAGATTCCTGAGCCAGAAGGCCCTCCCGGCTTGTACTGACCGAAGTTGAGATGACCCTTGCCGCTTTCACTAACAATAAAAGTATCGCCCATCCGCGCCGAAAAGCTTGCATCCACGAAACGGTCATTCGCGAGATTCACATTCAGAATCTGCACCTTCACTGCCACCTGACGTCGACGCAGATCGAGCTGCTTGAGATAACTTTCCGCAGAGGAAATCAATTGTGGATCACCAACCAGGGTGACGGTGCCAAGTCGCGTATCGGTTGTTCCCGTTAAACCAAGCAATGGGCCAACAGATGCGCCATAGGTTTCGACCTGCGTTGATTTCTGAGTGGTCTGACTGGTCTGATTGCTGAGCTGATTGGTACCTGCAGATGAAGCCTCGCCCGTCGTCGTCGTGATCGTATTGATGACATTCATTGATGCCCCGAGGCTGGCCAAATAGTTAGCAGCCTTATCAACTTTGACCTGATTCAAACGAAACACCTTCGACATCTGCGGCCCAAATGTCTTCGATGAAATCGCTGTACCTACCATCAGCGTGCGGCCATCCAATTTGGCTTGCAGACCCGACGCCAAAAGCACACTGTTTAGAGCCCGATCAAAACGCTCATTTCGAAACGCCATCGTCACCCCGACGGGAGTCGTCTTGGTCGGGTCCGACTCAGGATCGCCGACATAAACGAAGCCATACCCACCCAATCGAGCCAAAGACATCAGGGCGTCCTTGGCTGGAGCATTGTTCAAGGTCAGGGAGACCGACGGTCCTGTGGCCTGCACATAGCTGCGGTTGTTGAGCAGCATGGAGCCGACAGCGATATCCCCCAGCGGCGGTGCAGCGGCGCGGGCTCGCATGGGGGGAACCATCACAGGCTGCTGAACCCGACCCGGCCGGCTCAGATCCAGCCGCCCGGCTTGAACTGCTGTCGAACGCATCGGCAGCGGGCGGAACGACACGATCAAGCTGGAGCCAGTGCTGTTGAGAACAGGCTGTGGCAAAACCATCCCCTCCACGGTTTTGACCGTCAATTCGAAGGACGCATCCGTTCCGGCCTTGAGTCCAACGGACAACAAGCCAAGGGACGGCATCGCAACTTCCTGCGGAACGGTCGATGCCGATGACGTCGTCCCGCGCAAACGACCGAACCAACCCGATGCCGAACTGCGCTGACTGATCAGACGTGGATTGTCTCCGAGGCCGGAGACCACCAAATCGACGCGGTCTCCTAACCGTCGCAGTTTCAAGGCCACCGTCGATCGGGCCACGGCGGGAGCAGAAGCCATGACAACGACGATCTCGGCACTGAGGCAGCCGAAACCAATCAGGAGAGCGAGGGGAAGCGAATGACGAAAAATTGATCTCCTCACTTCCGTTGTCGCACTCAGAAGACGTCCGGCCTGATGGTATCGATCAGAACAGGCAATCACCAGACTCAACTGGGCGACTCTTCCTTGGAGTTGTCTGAATCCAACTTGCCTTCCGACGGCGGGTCATAAAAGCTCAGTTGAACCGTCAACTGCGTTCGCGATTCAACCGGTGGCGTGGCGCCTTCTTGATCGTTGCCCTGCACTGCTGCCTTGATCTCAAGGTCGCTGCTTTCAACCAACAGTTCCAGAGCTTCCATCCGTTGGAGAAACTCCTGTAAACCGGCGTAGGGACCGCTGACCTCCAACGCAACCGATGACTTCTGATACCCCAACACCAGCAGAGGGTCCGTCGGTTCTGTGGGCTCGTCACCCGGCTTCGACGTCGATCGAGATGATTGCCGTTGCGATGCCGAAG
The Synechococcus sp. PROS-U-1 DNA segment above includes these coding regions:
- a CDS encoding RluA family pseudouridine synthase; this encodes MSPQWKRPPLPEETFTDRFGQGEGELVNLTYPKPLPMRLDRWLVSQRTEQSRARIQKFIDAGYVRVNGKTGKAKTPLRLGDEVQLWMPPPEPLPYLKPEPMDLDVLFEDDHLIVLNKPAGLTVHPAPGNKDGTLVNGLLHHCPDLPGISGKLRPGIVHRLDKDTTGCIVIAKSQEALVRLQVQIQKRIASREYFAVVHGVPDGDSGSIVGAIGRHPVDRKKYAVVSTENGRYACTHWTLVERLGDYSLLRFKLDTGRTHQIRVHCAHMNHPVVGDPTYSRCRKLPIELPGQALHAVQLGLDHPISRERMVFEAPLPPVMEKLLGVLRRRASSG
- the ylqF gene encoding ribosome biogenesis GTPase YlqF; protein product: MSTPTIQWYPGHIAKAEQQLKRHLDKVDLVIEVRDARIPLATGHPHLNRWLKGKQHLLVINRRDMVTAAAKEAWEAWFKAQGQRTVWCDAKAGTGVKQVQQAAIRAGDQLNERRRNRGMRPRPVRALTLGFPNVGKSALINRLVRQKVVASARRAGVTRTLRWVRLGQDLDLLDAPGVLPPRLDDQQAALRLALCDDIGQAAYDGELVAQAFLQLLIDAESQAAAGVTIPLLQERYGIPLSGETADPALWLEAAASRHTSGETGRMAQRLLDDFRKSALGSIALELPA
- the pgk gene encoding phosphoglycerate kinase is translated as MAKRSLASLQAGDLSGKRVLVRVDFNVPLNDAGAITDDTRIRAALPTINDLISKGAKVILSAHFGRPKGQVNDAMRLTPVAARLSELLSKPVTKTDSCIGPDAEAKVGAMANGDVVLLENVRFFAEEEKNEAGFAEKLASLADVYVNDAFGAAHRAHASTEGVTKFLKPSVAGFLMEKELQYLQGAVDEPKRPLAAIVGGSKVSSKIGVLEALIDKCDKVLIGGGMIFTFYKARGLAVGKSLVEEDKLELAKELEAKAKAKGVQLLLPTDVMLADNFAPDANSQIADINAIPDGWMGLDIGPDSIKVFQDALADCQTVIWNGPMGVFEFDKFAAGTNAIATTLADLSGKGCCTIIGGGDSVAAVEKAGLAEKMSHISTGGGASLELLEGKVLPGVAALDAA
- a CDS encoding NAD(P)-dependent oxidoreductase, with product MTRYDLNLGFVGLGALGLPMAINLHRAGFRLRVHTRSRRAETRPELRNTQRCSSPADASVGVDVLLLCISDDAAVEDVLFGPNGAASQLTADSVVLDCSTIAPATAQRCAERLARQNVHYLDAPVTGGTEGASRGSLTVLVGGAKEPLERVRPILEVIGTAIHHFGAVGRGQQVKAVNQVLVAGSYAAVAEAVALGQRLDLPMARVIDALKSGAAGSWALEHRSNAMLEGTYPLGFRLSLHRKDLGIALDAARAVQLDLPVTTLVEQLELDLINGGHGDEDVSALHRWHDPKDAT
- a CDS encoding glycosyltransferase — translated: MTRLLIAASGTGGHLFPALAVAEAVEDQWPVRWVGVPDRLETRLVPERFGLVCVNAGGLQGRGLTKLLQLLRLLVASVSVRRVIRRSAINIVFTTGGYIAAPAILGARWCGIPVVLHESNAIPGRVTRLLGRFCSAVAVGLPAAAARIPGSQPVLTGTPVRSSFLAEQPLPTWVPSGEGPLLVVMGGSQGAVGLNRMVRAVLPTLLGQGCRVVHLTGDNDPDIQQLQHPQLVERCFSDEIPGLLQHADLAISRAGAGSLSELAVCGTPSVLVPFPQAADRHQEANAACAASLGAAVIVHQHDPDQPMLLNTVQRLLGAKLGHTTAESDPLIQMREGMNALAERDAEGQLAALLQTLVD
- a CDS encoding aminotransferase class I/II-fold pyridoxal phosphate-dependent enzyme; this encodes MGVDLRHGGNREAVAARLNCRPSQLLDASASLAPWSPRCSRISLSAIRDYPDRGQISLRRVMAGLHGLDPEAVLPGNGAAELFTWAARDAATAGVSGLLAPGFADYRRALACWNAPWIDVPLVLRWDHPGPLAHPPLQASVAWICNPHNPTGQLWSRASLEPLLASHDLVICDEAFLPLVSEGEQQSMIPLVEHHPNLVVIRSLTKLFGVAGLRIGYAVAHPDRLKRWSGWRDPWPVNGIAAALTEQLLVPRRRYQRWCRRVQHWTATEGAWMQRHLASVPGLCPMPSSANFLLISGVGSLVPLREALERSYRILLRDCRSFEGLGESWLRIGLQTRANNRRIVGALQRLQSTKV
- a CDS encoding pentapeptide repeat-containing protein; the encoded protein is MPARVLLLTLLLASPLAARADDLILLLQQRNCPDCRLADVDLVHADLRDADLQRAQLQRANLGQARLDGADLRKSNLQFTNLRGASLRGADLRGSTLYGTDLRQADLSGARLDDGALEQAHWQGAHGINQGVRSHAALHNAGVTAAENGQWKQAETLFSAAITAEPSEPLSWVARGLCRGELGNINGASRDLAHAGELFGNQGDEEKAQQLQEASQKATATIDNPASKGGNGVGSRLLSGALSTAHALAPIALRALSPMLP
- a CDS encoding type II secretion system protein GspD, giving the protein MRARAAAPPLGDIAVGSMLLNNRSYVQATGPSVSLTLNNAPAKDALMSLARLGGYGFVYVGDPESDPTKTTPVGVTMAFRNERFDRALNSVLLASGLQAKLDGRTLMVGTAISSKTFGPQMSKVFRLNQVKVDKAANYLASLGASMNVINTITTTTGEASSAGTNQLSNQTSQTTQKSTQVETYGASVGPLLGLTGTTDTRLGTVTLVGDPQLISSAESYLKQLDLRRRQVAVKVQILNVNLANDRFVDASFSARMGDTFIVSESGKGHLNFGQYKPGGPSGSGIYGQGVSGVPGTYSSYGQVPQQRVVQPMVASQSVVNPVVQEQAVFPPQEPGGDPIFVPKLDSMGRPIYVPSSDPAASQTLKPVYDSNGQPIYVPDANPAAEQTLKPVYDNKGRVKYVPSSEQYRQPGNSFYAYIEAQIIARNAKTLAQPTLLVQEGEKATVETGTDVVVNVERDENGDTGTTTYTYEKETAGLTLEVDVDKIDDNGFITMNVNPSVSVPVPAQQAPGTETGGAQIFNLNKRDLQSGSIRLRDGQTLILTGVVSEQQIEEVKKWPILGDLPLIGSMFRSSESTRSKDELVILVTPRVLDDDQGGVFGYGYRPSTQQATQLMQNGF